The following proteins are encoded in a genomic region of Cricetulus griseus strain 17A/GY chromosome 7, alternate assembly CriGri-PICRH-1.0, whole genome shotgun sequence:
- the LOC113831307 gene encoding keratin-associated protein 9-1-like isoform X2 gives MTLSCCPPCCQPGSCKTTCCWTTCCPPCCPESSCPESICCQPCCPPSCCSKPCCQSSSSNNKTDSTESQPCCPPTCGENTCCKTTCCKPTGVSICCSTPYCQPCCCVPTCCQPCCQPSSLKICCQPTCSETTCCKTTSSKTNCVTIGCSPPCCQPCCCVENALRKVESLALTLLISRD, from the exons ATGACCCTCTCCTGTTGTCCACCTTGCTGTCAGCCTGGCAGCTGCAAGACCACCTGCTGCTGGACCACCTGCTGCCCACCCTGCTGCCCTGAATCCAGCTGCCCTGAGTCCATCTGCTGCCAGCCTTGCTGTCCACCAAGTTGCTGCAGCAAACCCTGCTGCCAGTCCAgcagtagcaacaacaaaactgacaGCACTGAGTCCCAGCCCTGCTGCCCACCAACCTGTGGTGAAAACACCTGCTGCAAGACCACCTGTTGCAAGCCAACTGGTGTGAGCATCTGCTGCAGCACACCCTATTGCCAGCCCTGCTGCTGTGTGCCcacctgctgccagccctgctgccaGCCAAGCTCCCTAAAGATTTGCTGTCAGCCAACTTGCTCTGAAACCACCTGCTGCAAGACTACCAGTAGCAAAACAAATTGTGTGACCATTGGTTGCAGCCCaccctgctgccagccctgctgct GTGTGGAGAATGCTTTGAGGAAGGTGGAGTCCCTCGCCCTCACTCTCCTCATCTCTAGAGATTAA